The following are encoded in a window of Candidatus Rokuibacteriota bacterium genomic DNA:
- a CDS encoding type II toxin-antitoxin system PemK/MazF family toxin translates to MRRGTTVLTPFPFTDLSGAKVRPAVVVSPSDRPGEDVILAFISSVKPEGLLLTDLSIETSHPDFTGTGLKVDSIVKCDKLATVHRRIILGELGALSSALLIEPGARLRMALGL, encoded by the coding sequence GTGAGGAGGGGAACCACCGTCCTGACTCCTTTCCCGTTCACGGATCTCAGCGGGGCGAAGGTTCGCCCCGCTGTGGTCGTTTCCCCGTCGGATCGACCCGGTGAAGATGTGATCCTCGCGTTCATTTCTTCCGTAAAGCCAGAGGGACTCCTCCTGACTGATCTTTCAATCGAGACGTCGCATCCAGATTTCACCGGCACCGGGCTGAAGGTTGATTCAATCGTGAAGTGTGACAAACTGGCCACTGTGCACCGCCGGATCATTTTGGGAGAGCTCGGGGCTCTTTCTTCGGCGCTTCTGATTGAGCCGGGTGCCCGTCTTCGTATGGCTCTTGGCTTGTGA
- a CDS encoding SAM-dependent chlorinase/fluorinase — MTVITLTTDFGLRDPFVGAMKGVILAINRRVHLVDLTHEVRPHDILEGALALEAAAGFFPPGTIHLAVVDPGVGTARRALGVNAGGQLFVGPDNGLFTFLFARPGWSAVSLEGAAYRLAEVSPTFHGRDVFAPAAAYLSLGVPLRRFGPEVGDPVTIAWPAARQEGDAVVGEVVHIDRFGNLATSIRAADLSPLGPDASLAVEVEGVVVSGLSAAYAERSAGALGAIVGSSSRLELFVRDGSARDRFGLGRGTRVTVRKRGGPA, encoded by the coding sequence TTGACCGTCATCACGCTGACCACGGACTTCGGGCTCCGGGACCCCTTCGTCGGGGCGATGAAGGGGGTGATCCTGGCGATCAACCGGCGGGTTCACCTCGTGGATCTCACCCACGAGGTCCGGCCACACGATATCCTTGAAGGGGCCCTGGCCCTGGAGGCGGCGGCCGGCTTTTTTCCGCCGGGCACGATTCACCTGGCGGTCGTGGACCCGGGGGTGGGAACCGCGCGCCGGGCCCTCGGCGTGAACGCCGGCGGACAGCTCTTCGTCGGCCCCGACAATGGCCTCTTCACCTTTCTCTTCGCCCGGCCGGGATGGAGCGCGGTCTCCCTGGAGGGTGCCGCCTATCGCCTGGCCGAGGTGAGCCCGACGTTTCATGGCCGGGATGTCTTCGCCCCGGCTGCCGCGTACCTGTCGCTCGGCGTGCCGCTCCGGCGCTTCGGCCCCGAGGTCGGCGATCCCGTCACCATTGCCTGGCCCGCCGCGCGGCAGGAAGGGGATGCGGTGGTCGGCGAGGTGGTCCACATCGACCGCTTCGGAAACCTGGCGACTTCCATCAGGGCGGCGGACCTGAGCCCGCTCGGGCCCGACGCCTCACTGGCTGTGGAGGTCGAGGGCGTGGTGGTGTCAGGGCTGTCCGCGGCTTACGCCGAGCGCTCCGCGGGAGCGCTCGGTGCCATCGTCGGATCCAGCAGCCGGCTCGAGCTGTTCGTCAGGGACGGCAGTGCCCGCGACCGTTTCGGGTTGGGCCGGGGGACGCGGGTGACGGTTCGCAAGCGCGGGGGCCCCGCATGA
- a CDS encoding zinc ribbon domain-containing protein has product MPKYEYECERCARVFEVSQRISDPPLTACEKCGGPVRRLLAPAPFILKGSGFYVNDYPSESRKKAQDAEKKAQDEKKAQEPRSGAGSSTPPSSPASSSP; this is encoded by the coding sequence GTGCCCAAGTACGAGTACGAGTGTGAGCGCTGCGCGCGCGTCTTCGAGGTCTCGCAGCGCATCTCCGATCCGCCCCTCACAGCCTGCGAGAAATGCGGCGGGCCGGTCCGCCGCCTGCTGGCTCCGGCTCCGTTCATCCTCAAGGGATCGGGCTTTTACGTGAACGACTACCCGTCGGAATCGCGCAAAAAGGCGCAGGATGCCGAGAAGAAGGCCCAGGACGAGAAGAAGGCCCAGGAGCCGCGTTCCGGCGCGGGCTCATCCACCCCTCCCTCGTCACCCGCTTCCTCCAGTCCTTAG
- a CDS encoding tetratricopeptide repeat protein, with protein sequence MLGLVHLQVENLPQAMEAFKKALELNPDYADAHHNLGLALAAAGRWEEALKAEQKALAIPTYTNAELAYRSMGWAYYNLDRLAEAENALLQALRLEPTLEATHYLLGLVLLKAGRREEAKAAFRRAAEVAPDSVSGLAAREHLKALEGGR encoded by the coding sequence ATGCTCGGCCTCGTCCACCTGCAGGTCGAAAACCTCCCCCAGGCCATGGAAGCGTTCAAGAAAGCGCTCGAGCTTAATCCCGACTACGCCGATGCTCATCACAACCTCGGACTTGCCCTGGCCGCGGCGGGGCGGTGGGAAGAGGCCCTCAAGGCGGAACAGAAGGCTCTCGCGATTCCGACCTACACCAACGCCGAACTTGCCTACCGCAGCATGGGCTGGGCCTATTACAACCTTGACCGCCTTGCAGAGGCCGAGAACGCGCTCCTTCAGGCTCTCCGCCTTGAGCCGACCCTGGAGGCGACCCACTACCTTCTCGGGCTGGTTTTGCTCAAGGCGGGGCGCCGGGAGGAGGCCAAGGCGGCCTTTCGTCGGGCTGCGGAGGTTGCCCCCGACAGCGTCTCCGGCTTGGCTGCCCGGGAGCATCTCAAAGCCCTCGAGGGGGGACGGTAG
- a CDS encoding porin yields MRRYWVVAVAGLTLLGALAPPAFAQAPAPKVTISGLLDFATTWSNNLQDTDSTRRETEWYSRERGRLDFIGELGKAKMVWGIELDFVNGNTTTGGTHAGVSAGFDLDTDVAGVVETKWLYLDFPFTGAGALLPFIAVPTQARGGAQPFVGHDYKFGILASGDFGGLTLTTTLAPGVKNTLTVAQLDECNFDTEANGRCPGTNRENWAILDSIEFSPQKGLTVKPTFSYADFTGAHTGAGGFLGTINRGGFTIGALKQWRATVGGDVRWTMGPWSLEPTFHYQFGEQDISATREVDINAWIVDVIGGWRSGPLNLELRFMYTSGNDADECVQTTVTGCKGRSDINYYTPINTGFAYFTGWSELQTSGTEYNNCFPCGAQPLALGRAVGYDKYGRIVLSARATYAVTPAFSLLGMVIPSWTAEEVDTNGALSTTTGITPALKTGESRVNGDESYLGTEINVGFTWRFAPGLTFDWRYNHLFAGEAFDQCQVSGGCASNRQVRGAKDIDSVIARVRYTF; encoded by the coding sequence ATGAGACGGTACTGGGTGGTAGCTGTTGCTGGACTCACCCTCCTCGGGGCCCTGGCGCCGCCCGCCTTTGCTCAGGCCCCGGCCCCCAAGGTGACGATCTCGGGGCTCCTAGATTTCGCCACGACGTGGTCCAATAACCTGCAGGACACCGATTCGACCCGCAGGGAGACGGAGTGGTACTCCCGGGAGCGCGGTCGTCTGGACTTCATCGGCGAGCTCGGGAAGGCCAAGATGGTGTGGGGCATCGAGCTTGACTTCGTCAACGGTAACACGACCACCGGCGGCACCCACGCCGGGGTCAGCGCGGGGTTCGACCTCGACACCGACGTCGCGGGCGTGGTCGAGACCAAGTGGCTCTACCTAGATTTCCCGTTCACCGGCGCCGGTGCCCTCTTGCCGTTCATCGCCGTTCCGACTCAGGCGCGCGGCGGCGCCCAGCCCTTCGTCGGCCATGACTACAAGTTCGGCATCCTGGCCTCGGGCGACTTCGGCGGTTTGACCCTGACGACGACCTTGGCTCCGGGTGTGAAGAACACGCTGACCGTCGCCCAGCTCGACGAGTGTAACTTCGACACTGAGGCCAACGGCCGCTGCCCGGGCACGAACCGCGAGAACTGGGCGATCCTCGACAGCATCGAGTTCAGCCCGCAGAAGGGCCTCACGGTCAAGCCGACCTTCTCCTATGCGGACTTCACGGGCGCCCACACGGGGGCGGGCGGGTTCCTGGGAACCATCAACCGCGGCGGCTTCACGATCGGCGCCTTGAAGCAGTGGCGGGCCACCGTCGGCGGCGATGTCCGCTGGACAATGGGCCCCTGGTCACTCGAGCCGACCTTCCACTACCAGTTCGGCGAGCAGGACATCAGCGCCACCCGGGAAGTGGATATCAACGCCTGGATCGTGGACGTGATCGGCGGCTGGCGCTCAGGCCCGCTGAACCTCGAGCTGCGCTTCATGTACACGAGCGGGAACGACGCCGACGAGTGCGTCCAGACCACCGTCACGGGCTGCAAAGGGCGGAGCGACATCAACTACTACACGCCGATCAACACCGGCTTCGCCTACTTCACGGGCTGGAGCGAGCTTCAGACGAGCGGCACCGAGTACAACAACTGCTTCCCCTGCGGCGCGCAGCCTCTTGCGCTGGGACGGGCTGTCGGCTATGACAAGTACGGCCGGATCGTCCTGTCGGCTCGGGCGACGTATGCCGTCACGCCGGCCTTCTCGCTCCTCGGGATGGTCATCCCGTCGTGGACTGCCGAGGAAGTGGACACCAACGGCGCGCTCAGCACGACGACCGGCATCACGCCTGCCCTGAAGACGGGTGAAAGCCGTGTCAACGGCGACGAGAGCTATCTCGGGACCGAGATCAACGTCGGCTTCACCTGGCGCTTCGCGCCGGGGCTGACGTTCGACTGGCGCTACAACCACCTGTTCGCGGGTGAGGCCTTCGATCAGTGCCAGGTCAGCGGGGGCTGCGCCAGCAACAGGCAGGTCAGGGGCGCCAAGGACATCGATTCCGTGATCGCCCGCGTGAGGTACACGTTCTAG
- a CDS encoding type II toxin-antitoxin system HicB family antitoxin, with amino-acid sequence MKQFKVVVEKHPDGYVAYPLGFKGVVVGEGDTYEEALADVKSAIRFHIETFGQEVLETDASVLEVFIAETGVAI; translated from the coding sequence ATGAAGCAGTTCAAAGTGGTGGTCGAGAAGCATCCCGATGGCTACGTCGCTTATCCGCTCGGCTTCAAAGGAGTCGTGGTCGGTGAAGGCGACACGTACGAGGAGGCGCTGGCCGACGTCAAGTCTGCCATTCGGTTTCACATTGAGACTTTCGGTCAGGAGGTTCTCGAGACCGATGCGTCAGTGCTCGAAGTCTTCATCGCCGAGACCGGGGTGGCCATTTAG